One Hyphomicrobium album genomic window carries:
- a CDS encoding CBU_0592 family membrane protein: protein MEGHDSMATLIGFTGVGLLLLAFVLNLAKLLKAESVPYLLLNLVGAGLACLSSWMIDFMPFVILEGTWAAATLVALIRTLAGGPRPEPG from the coding sequence ATGGAAGGACACGATTCGATGGCGACGCTGATCGGCTTCACGGGGGTCGGTCTGCTGCTGCTCGCCTTTGTGCTCAACCTCGCCAAGCTGTTGAAGGCGGAGAGCGTCCCCTACCTGCTCTTGAACCTCGTCGGCGCCGGGCTGGCGTGCCTCTCATCCTGGATGATCGACTTCATGCCCTTCGTCATCCTCGAGGGCACCTGGGCGGCGGCGACGCTCGTGGCGTTGATCCGGACGTTGGCGGGCGGGCCGCGTCCGGAACCGGGCTGA